A single genomic interval of Haloterrigena salifodinae harbors:
- a CDS encoding NUDIX domain-containing protein → MSDSSGPGRDRDRNAPVGDESDATHVVTAFLRNRSDVLLLRRSDAVGTYQGQWGGVSGFAEGQPDEQVSVEIREETGLESDAISLVRSGRPVEFEDADLGREWVVHPYLFDCETREIELSEEHDAFEWAAPTAMLDLESWPDDEDGLEATAGDEISETVPELWTAYERVAPTVRSIAADDEHGAASLSIRALEVLRDRAGLLVAEREATSSPRDDERETRAFGTDPEEEWDELAELAGRLLEARPSMAVLRNRINRTMADAADVADGDETAVGAPHVLESALSNVDRALTADEDAAANAGARIDGAVTTLSRSGTVLEALRGGDPSRVFVAESRPAREGIDVAEELAASDDIDCPVAVHTDAAAAHVLSSEGVDRVVVGADTVLPDGAVVNKTGTRGLAIAAAREDVPVAVVAATDKVSTREGVNLESGDRSAVYDGEAAVDVVNPTFDVTPADCVDEIVTERGALETDAIGEVVEELRRLETWRTDSELTARETTDRNLSRE, encoded by the coding sequence ATGAGCGATTCATCGGGCCCCGGACGCGATCGCGACCGCAACGCGCCGGTCGGGGACGAGTCGGACGCGACCCACGTCGTTACCGCCTTCCTTCGCAACCGCAGCGACGTCTTGCTACTGCGACGCAGCGACGCCGTCGGGACGTACCAGGGGCAATGGGGCGGCGTGTCGGGGTTCGCGGAGGGCCAGCCGGACGAGCAGGTTTCCGTCGAGATCCGCGAGGAGACCGGCCTCGAGTCCGACGCCATCTCGCTCGTCCGATCCGGACGCCCCGTCGAGTTCGAAGACGCCGACCTCGGGCGCGAGTGGGTCGTCCACCCGTACCTGTTCGACTGCGAGACTCGCGAGATCGAACTGAGCGAGGAACACGACGCCTTCGAGTGGGCCGCCCCGACGGCGATGCTCGACCTCGAGTCCTGGCCGGACGACGAGGACGGACTCGAGGCCACCGCTGGAGACGAAATCAGCGAGACGGTTCCCGAACTCTGGACCGCCTACGAGCGCGTCGCCCCGACGGTCCGCTCGATCGCGGCCGACGACGAGCACGGCGCCGCGTCGCTGTCGATCCGCGCGCTCGAGGTGCTGCGCGATCGGGCCGGATTGCTCGTCGCCGAGCGCGAGGCGACGTCGTCGCCTCGAGACGACGAACGGGAAACCCGTGCGTTCGGCACCGATCCGGAGGAAGAGTGGGACGAGCTCGCCGAACTCGCCGGTCGGTTGCTCGAGGCCCGACCCTCGATGGCCGTTCTTCGGAATCGGATCAATCGAACGATGGCCGACGCCGCCGATGTCGCAGACGGCGACGAGACCGCTGTCGGCGCGCCCCACGTCCTCGAGTCGGCGCTGTCGAACGTCGACCGCGCGCTGACGGCGGACGAAGACGCCGCGGCGAACGCCGGCGCGCGGATCGACGGCGCCGTCACGACGCTCTCGCGGTCCGGCACCGTCCTCGAGGCGCTCCGCGGCGGCGACCCGTCACGCGTGTTCGTCGCCGAGTCTCGGCCGGCACGAGAGGGGATCGACGTGGCCGAAGAACTGGCCGCGAGCGACGACATCGACTGTCCCGTGGCGGTCCACACCGACGCGGCCGCGGCGCACGTCCTCTCGAGCGAGGGCGTCGACCGCGTCGTCGTCGGCGCCGACACGGTGCTCCCCGACGGCGCCGTGGTAAACAAGACCGGCACCCGCGGGCTGGCGATCGCCGCCGCCCGCGAGGACGTGCCGGTGGCGGTCGTCGCCGCCACCGACAAGGTCTCGACGCGCGAGGGCGTGAACCTCGAGTCTGGTGATCGCTCCGCGGTCTACGACGGCGAGGCGGCGGTCGACGTGGTGAATCCGACCTTCGACGTGACGCCCGCCGACTGCGTCGACGAGATCGTAACCGAGCGCGGCGCGCTCGAGACGGACGCCATCGGGGAAGTCGTCGAGGAGTTGCGGAGACTCGAGACGTGGCGAACCGATAGCGAGTTGACGGCTCGAGAAACGACAGACCGAAACCTTTCGAGGGAGTAG
- a CDS encoding metallophosphoesterase family protein, which translates to MPHIAIVSDTHVPSRERSIPDWVVDEIERADHAIHAGDFDSNEAYERVVDLAGGPASLTAVRGNTDPATIDVPTTATLEVGGVTFVVTHGTGAPRGWHDRVVETARGETDRESNDDLLAVAGHTHEIVDTTVDGVRVLNPGSATGASPADRATMLVATVEDGSLAVEERTD; encoded by the coding sequence ATGCCGCACATCGCAATCGTCTCCGACACGCACGTTCCCTCTCGAGAGCGATCGATCCCCGACTGGGTGGTCGACGAGATCGAGCGCGCCGATCACGCGATCCACGCGGGGGATTTCGACTCGAACGAGGCCTACGAGCGAGTCGTCGACCTCGCGGGCGGCCCCGCGAGCCTGACGGCCGTCCGCGGCAACACGGATCCCGCGACGATCGACGTCCCGACGACGGCGACCCTCGAGGTTGGCGGCGTAACGTTCGTCGTCACCCACGGTACCGGGGCGCCTCGTGGCTGGCACGACCGGGTCGTCGAGACCGCCCGCGGCGAGACCGACCGAGAGAGCAACGACGACTTACTCGCTGTGGCCGGCCACACCCACGAGATCGTCGATACGACGGTCGATGGGGTCCGCGTGCTCAACCCCGGCAGCGCGACCGGCGCCAGCCCCGCCGACCGCGCGACGATGCTCGTCGCGACCGTCGAGGACGGATCGCTCGCGGTCGAGGAGCGGACCGACTGA
- a CDS encoding ribbon-helix-helix protein, CopG family codes for MTERVTVSLDEDSHAALETLLSETNHGQSELVRRALTFYAANFEAASGRPSDSLEQYYRMLTSGEHVLLDVDFLHAFLEHCYDGGDPDPEFVAAADRVSDYHAREYAQRFESVGEVLEWLSFCGFLEVRREEGDVYHIVFPSEAIRWFMTRFLERSTVDMPTEIEIDRGVSKVIVTERGGD; via the coding sequence ATGACCGAACGTGTCACGGTATCTCTCGACGAAGATTCGCACGCGGCCCTCGAGACGCTGCTGTCCGAGACCAACCACGGACAGAGTGAACTCGTTCGCCGGGCGCTGACGTTCTACGCGGCGAACTTCGAGGCCGCGAGCGGCCGGCCGAGCGACAGTTTAGAGCAGTACTACCGGATGCTGACCTCCGGCGAACACGTGTTGTTAGACGTCGACTTCCTCCATGCCTTCCTCGAGCACTGCTACGACGGCGGTGACCCCGACCCGGAGTTCGTGGCGGCGGCCGACCGCGTCTCCGACTACCACGCCCGCGAGTACGCCCAGCGATTCGAGAGCGTCGGCGAAGTACTCGAGTGGCTCTCCTTCTGTGGCTTCCTCGAGGTGCGCCGCGAGGAGGGCGACGTCTACCACATCGTTTTCCCGTCGGAAGCGATCCGCTGGTTCATGACCCGGTTCCTCGAGCGCAGCACCGTCGACATGCCCACTGAAATCGAGATCGACCGGGGCGTCTCGAAGGTAATCGTCACCGAACGCGGGGGCGACTGA
- a CDS encoding Nramp family divalent metal transporter, with the protein MGIVDRLKAIGPGALVAAAFVGPGTVTTASVIGAEYAYLLVWTIAFSILATMVLQEMSARLGLITKEGLGEAFRNEFSNPLARGVTIALVVSAIGIGTAAFQTGNIVGGAAGLATITGISENVWGPVMGLVAAGLLWTGSYKLIERVFIGLVTVMGLAFVLNMIIVRPDPTALAGGLVPAVPEGSAYLIAGLVGTTVVGYNLFLHASTVQERWDGAEDLAECRTDTIAMVAVGGVITTAIVVTAAAVFPEGTQITGVGEMADQLEPVFGGYALTFFAIGLFAAGFTSSMSAPLAGAYATAGALGWERDLKSTRFRAIWLTIIGIGILFSALDYNPVEVIVFAQVANGLLLPILAVFLIYAMNNDELLGEYTNSTLQNVLGGLVTVVVIGIGLRTLYDVLLL; encoded by the coding sequence ATGGGCATTGTAGACCGACTCAAGGCGATCGGGCCGGGTGCGCTGGTGGCAGCGGCGTTCGTTGGACCGGGAACCGTCACGACCGCGAGCGTCATCGGCGCGGAGTACGCGTATCTGCTCGTGTGGACGATCGCGTTCTCGATTCTGGCGACGATGGTGCTCCAGGAGATGAGCGCGCGACTCGGCCTGATCACGAAGGAGGGACTGGGGGAAGCGTTTCGAAACGAGTTCTCGAACCCGCTCGCGAGGGGCGTGACGATCGCGCTCGTGGTGAGCGCGATCGGGATCGGGACGGCGGCGTTCCAGACCGGCAACATCGTCGGCGGCGCCGCCGGCCTGGCGACGATCACGGGCATCAGCGAGAACGTCTGGGGCCCGGTCATGGGGCTGGTCGCCGCCGGCCTGCTGTGGACGGGCAGCTACAAACTGATCGAGCGGGTCTTCATCGGCCTCGTCACCGTCATGGGGCTGGCGTTCGTGCTCAACATGATTATCGTCCGTCCGGACCCGACGGCGCTCGCGGGCGGCCTCGTGCCGGCGGTCCCCGAGGGCTCGGCGTACCTGATCGCCGGCCTCGTCGGGACCACTGTCGTCGGCTACAACCTGTTCCTGCACGCGAGCACCGTCCAGGAGCGGTGGGACGGCGCCGAGGATCTCGCGGAGTGTCGGACGGACACGATCGCGATGGTCGCCGTCGGCGGCGTCATTACGACGGCGATCGTCGTCACCGCGGCTGCGGTGTTCCCCGAGGGGACCCAGATCACCGGCGTCGGCGAGATGGCCGACCAGCTCGAGCCCGTCTTCGGCGGCTACGCGCTGACGTTCTTCGCGATCGGCCTCTTCGCGGCCGGCTTCACGAGTTCGATGAGCGCGCCGCTGGCCGGCGCCTACGCCACCGCCGGCGCGCTCGGCTGGGAGCGCGACCTCAAATCGACCCGCTTTCGCGCGATCTGGTTGACGATCATCGGCATCGGGATTCTCTTCTCGGCGCTGGACTACAACCCGGTCGAGGTCATCGTCTTCGCGCAGGTCGCTAACGGGCTCTTGTTGCCCATCCTCGCGGTCTTCCTCATCTACGCGATGAACAACGACGAGCTACTCGGCGAGTACACGAACAGCACCCTCCAGAACGTGCTGGGCGGACTCGTCACGGTCGTCGTGATCGGTATCGGCCTCCGAACGCTCTACGACGTCTTGCTCCTTT